The following proteins are encoded in a genomic region of Arachis ipaensis cultivar K30076 chromosome B02, Araip1.1, whole genome shotgun sequence:
- the LOC107628385 gene encoding 10 kDa chaperonin, mitochondrial, with amino-acid sequence MAKRLVPLLNRVLVEKIIPPSKTNTGILLPEKTTKLNSGKVIAVGPGLRGKDGNLIPLAVKEGDTVLLPEYGGTEVKLADKEYYLYRDEDIMGTLHE; translated from the exons ATGGCAAAGCGCCTTGTTCCTCTACTGAATCGTGTATTGGTTGAGAAAATCATCCCTCCATCGAAGACCAACACTGGCATTCTTTTACCAGAGAAGACCACCAAG TTGAACTCGGGAAAAGTTATTGCTGTTGGCCCCGGTCTTCGTGGCAAGGACGGGAACCTAATTCCTCTTGCCGTGAAGGAAGGCGACACTGTCCTTTTACCTGAATATGGAGGAACAGAGGTGAAACTTGCTGACAAAGA GTATTACCTGTATCGAGACGAAGACATTATGGGGACACTCCATGAATGA
- the LOC107627370 gene encoding uncharacterized protein LOC107627370, producing the protein MSFGKSPGIRPMIWKFHPSKRDEIRRAYLKARPNQPILDKYPFSSDTSHRRHFQASWFELYPSWLEYSIENDAVYCLPCYLFAMESSINTGSNAFIENGFRNWKKVNSEKDEEIENNQHRLGASIDCIRWLTFQGCTYRGHDESLSSDNRERILEMSNFVRKDIGDAKFCIIIDEVRDESKKEQMAIVLRFVDVDDFVRERLFDLVHLTLVAASKEVLQFHEFFTQLTAIVNIIGASCKRHDQLQEAQEIENTKLIANDELKTSQATHTVLNNIIDDGTTSAKRVSTTTIERAFSAMKIVKTRLRSKMADEFLANNLVIYIEKEIAATFSTNSIIDDFESRKKHRAQLSMKRLKRN; encoded by the exons ATGTCATTTGGTAAGAGTCCAGGAATTCGACCAATGATTTGGAAGTTCCATCCAAGTAAAAGAGATGAAATTCGTCGAGCTTATCTTAAAGCTAGACCaaatcaaccaatacttgataaGTATCCATTCTCGAGCGATACAAGTCATCGTCGTCATTTTCAAGCTTCTTGGTTTGAATTATATCCTTCATGGTTAGAGTATTCTATTGAAAATGATGCTGTATATTGTTTACCATGCTACCTATTTGCTATGGAATCTTCAATCAATACAGGTTCAAATGCTTTCATTGAAAATGGCTTCAGGAATTGGAAGAAGGTAAATAGTGAAAAAGATG AGGAAATTGAGAATAATCAACATAGACTTGGAGCATCTATTGATTGTATTAGATGGTTGACTTTTCAAGGTTGCACTTATAGAGGCCATGATGAAAGCTTGAGTTCAGATAATCGAG AAAGGATATTGGAGATGTCAAATTTTGTTAGAAAGGATATTGGAGATGCCAAATTTTGTATTATCATTGATGAAGTTCGTGATGAATCTAAAAAAGAGCAAATGGCTATTGTTTTGAGATTTGTTGATGTGGATGATTTTGTTCGTGAACGCTTATTTGATCTTGTACAT TTAACACTTGTGGCTGCTTCAAAAGAAGTACTTCAATTTCATGAGTTTTTCACACAATTGACTGCTATTGTCAATATTATTGGTGCATCTTGCAAACGACATGATCAACTACAAGAAGCTCAAgaaattgaaaatacaaaattaattgcCAATGATGAGTTAAAAACAAGTCAAG CTACTCATACCGTTCTTAATAACATTATTGATGATGGTACAACTTCTGCTAAAAGAG TATCTACAACAACAATAGAAAGAGCTTTCTCGGCAATGAAAATTGTTAAAACAAGACTTCGGAGTAAAATGGCAGACGAATTTCTTGCAAATAATTTAGTCATTTACATTGAAAAAGAAATTGCAGCTACTTTCAGTACAAATTCAATAATAGATGACTTTGAATCAAGGAAAAAGCATCGAGCTCAATTGTCTAT GAAACGTCTAAAAAGAAATTGA